In Paractinoplanes brasiliensis, the following proteins share a genomic window:
- a CDS encoding bifunctional acetate--CoA ligase family protein/GNAT family N-acetyltransferase: MGTAPAGTTVDALTSDGGIVAIRPVRPGDRNGLAAMFRHASADSLRLRFFAAPSETSLDAEVERLCRPETTRHLTMLAVEGDDLVGVASCESGDEASERAEFSLFVADQHHGRGIGTLLLEHLAARARRAGIQELTGEILPANRDMLRVAHDLSVPTWTRFDDGIFDIGLDTGADERAYTALDRRDRVSERASLRALLSPASIAVVGAGHRPGGVGHETACALREYGFGGPLYVVNRSGAQVAGLAARRRVADLPAPIDLLVVAVPADDVAGVLEQGAQIGVRAAVVLSAGFGEAGEEGRQLQHDLVRLARRHGIRLVGPNCLGIVNTDPRVRMNASFAPSVPASGGLAVAAQSGAVGVALLDDATRAGYGISSFVSLGNKADVSGNDLIAYWYDDPATQAIALYLESFGNPRKFARTVRALGRRKPVLALKSGRSASGRRAGASHTAAAAAPDATVDALFAQAGVIRPEDLGEMTDAARMLTGQPLPAGERLVVVGNAGGLNVLASDAAEAAGLTVPALSARLRERLQAVTKGAASTDNPIDLGAGAPAAAFAAAAEAVAGSGEADMLLLVVIGTRSNDPAGIVRALGEVVDRYPALTAAAVVVGAGELADRLGKRGAPVYGLPERAVRALSAASRYAAWRREPLGARPRLTGVRETRARAAVGEGLTAGAGWQPFERTAAILTAYGIALEPAATAMTAEEATEAAERIGCPVVVKSADPDLVHKTDVGGVRVGLTGPDEVRGAFDQVAAVGRPGSGVLVQKQITEPVELVAGVAHDPLFGSVVLLGLGGVHTDILGDTALRLVPMTDLDAGRMWRGLRGAPLLTGYRGSAAVDTAALEEFLLRVGRLAEDFPEIAELDLNPVLAGPGGVVAVDAKLRLAPIGAEPDSALRVLRAADA, from the coding sequence ATGGGGACGGCTCCAGCGGGGACGACGGTTGACGCTCTCACCTCGGACGGCGGAATTGTCGCGATTCGGCCCGTCCGGCCCGGCGACCGTAATGGACTGGCCGCGATGTTCCGGCACGCGAGCGCGGACAGCCTGCGGCTGCGGTTCTTCGCGGCGCCGAGCGAGACGTCCCTCGACGCCGAGGTCGAGCGCCTCTGCCGGCCGGAAACCACCCGGCATCTGACGATGCTGGCCGTCGAGGGGGACGATCTCGTCGGCGTGGCCTCGTGCGAAAGCGGTGACGAGGCGAGTGAAAGGGCCGAATTCTCCCTGTTCGTCGCCGATCAGCACCATGGCCGCGGCATCGGCACCCTGCTGCTCGAGCACCTCGCCGCCCGTGCCCGGCGTGCCGGCATTCAGGAGCTGACCGGGGAGATCCTTCCGGCGAATCGGGACATGTTGCGCGTGGCGCATGACCTGAGCGTTCCGACGTGGACAAGGTTCGACGACGGCATTTTCGACATAGGCCTCGACACGGGCGCCGACGAACGGGCTTACACCGCCCTGGACCGCCGTGACCGTGTCTCGGAACGGGCCTCGCTGCGGGCGCTGCTGTCGCCGGCCTCGATCGCCGTTGTGGGTGCGGGCCACCGGCCTGGCGGTGTCGGGCACGAAACGGCATGTGCGCTGCGCGAGTACGGCTTCGGCGGCCCCCTCTACGTCGTCAACCGGAGTGGCGCCCAGGTCGCCGGCCTCGCCGCGCGCCGACGGGTCGCCGATCTGCCGGCGCCCATCGACCTGCTGGTCGTGGCGGTGCCCGCCGATGACGTGGCCGGTGTGCTCGAGCAGGGCGCACAGATCGGGGTACGCGCGGCGGTCGTGCTCAGCGCCGGGTTCGGCGAGGCGGGCGAGGAGGGCCGGCAGCTTCAGCATGACCTGGTGCGGCTCGCCCGCCGCCACGGCATTCGCCTGGTGGGACCGAACTGCCTCGGCATCGTCAACACCGACCCGCGGGTACGGATGAATGCCAGCTTCGCGCCGTCCGTGCCGGCCTCCGGTGGGCTGGCGGTCGCGGCCCAGTCCGGCGCGGTCGGCGTTGCTCTGCTCGATGACGCCACCCGCGCCGGCTACGGCATCTCCAGCTTTGTCTCGCTGGGCAACAAGGCTGACGTCAGCGGCAACGACCTGATCGCGTACTGGTACGACGACCCGGCGACCCAGGCGATCGCCTTGTACCTGGAGTCGTTCGGCAACCCCCGCAAGTTCGCCCGGACCGTCCGGGCGCTGGGCCGCCGCAAGCCTGTGCTGGCCCTCAAGAGCGGGCGCTCGGCCTCCGGGCGCCGCGCGGGGGCGTCCCATACCGCAGCCGCCGCCGCGCCCGACGCCACCGTCGATGCCTTGTTCGCGCAGGCCGGCGTGATCCGGCCGGAGGACCTCGGGGAGATGACCGACGCCGCACGCATGCTCACCGGCCAGCCACTGCCCGCCGGGGAGCGGCTCGTTGTCGTCGGCAACGCGGGTGGCCTCAACGTCCTCGCGTCCGACGCGGCTGAGGCCGCCGGTCTCACGGTCCCGGCGCTGAGCGCGAGGCTGCGTGAGCGTCTGCAAGCGGTCACCAAGGGCGCCGCGTCCACCGACAACCCGATCGATCTCGGCGCCGGAGCCCCGGCCGCCGCCTTCGCCGCGGCCGCCGAGGCGGTGGCCGGCAGCGGTGAGGCGGACATGCTGCTGCTGGTCGTGATCGGCACCCGATCCAACGACCCGGCCGGGATCGTGCGGGCCCTCGGTGAGGTCGTCGACCGTTATCCGGCTCTGACCGCTGCCGCCGTCGTGGTCGGAGCCGGCGAACTCGCTGACCGGCTGGGAAAGCGCGGCGCTCCGGTTTACGGACTGCCCGAACGAGCCGTGCGTGCGTTGTCGGCCGCTTCCAGGTATGCCGCGTGGCGCCGGGAGCCGCTGGGAGCGCGGCCCCGCCTGACGGGTGTGCGGGAAACTCGGGCGCGTGCCGCGGTCGGCGAGGGGCTGACGGCTGGAGCAGGGTGGCAGCCGTTCGAGCGCACGGCCGCGATCCTGACCGCGTACGGGATCGCTCTGGAGCCGGCGGCAACGGCGATGACCGCCGAGGAGGCGACGGAAGCAGCGGAACGGATCGGTTGTCCCGTGGTGGTGAAGTCCGCCGACCCCGACCTGGTGCACAAGACCGACGTGGGTGGGGTGCGTGTCGGCCTCACCGGCCCGGACGAGGTCCGGGGGGCTTTCGACCAGGTGGCGGCGGTGGGCCGTCCCGGCTCCGGCGTGCTCGTGCAGAAGCAGATCACCGAGCCGGTGGAACTGGTCGCCGGAGTGGCGCACGACCCGTTGTTCGGCTCCGTGGTCCTCCTCGGGCTCGGTGGTGTCCACACCGACATCCTGGGCGACACCGCGTTGCGCCTGGTGCCCATGACCGACCTCGACGCCGGCCGGATGTGGCGCGGCCTGCGTGGCGCGCCCCTGCTCACCGGTTACCGCGGGTCCGCCGCCGTCGACACCGCGGCGCTCGAGGAGTTCCTGCTACGGGTCGGCCGTCTGGCCGAGGACTTCCCCGAGATCGCCGAGCTTGACCTCAATCCGGTTCTCGCCGGACCCGGCGGTGTGGTCGCGGTGGACGCCAAGCTGCGCCTTGCCCCGATCGGCGCCGAACCGGACTCCGCCCTGCGCGTTCTGCGTGCAGCCGACGCCTGA
- the ppdK gene encoding pyruvate, phosphate dikinase has translation MTRYVYDFVEGNKDLKDLLGGKGANLAEMTRMGLPVPPGFTVTTEACREYLHTGSMPSGLLGEVEHHLRMVENQLGKAFGDGEDPLLLSVRSGAKFSMPGMMETILDIGLNDVSVTGLARRSENERFAWDSYRRLIQMFGKTVFDVPGEEFETELAHARDAAGVRSDAELDAGQLQDLVNAYKKVFHAATGRDFPQSPHEQLFLAIGAVFRSWNAERARIYRRKERIPQDLGTAVNVMAMVFGNRGARSGTGVAFTRDPATGRRGVYGDYLQNAQGEDVVAGIRNTVGLADLEALDPGSYRELLSIMQRLEQRYRDLCDIEFTIENGKLWMLQTRVGKRTPAAAFVIAAQLVDEGTITLDEALQRVSGEQLAQLMFPSFDESAAPEPLTTGVAASPGAAVGAIVFDNAEAAAATGPVILVRRETNPDDLPGMIAAQGILTSRGGKTSHAAVVARGMGKTCVCGAEEVLVGDNTLSVNGTTLRAGDIISIDGTTGRVYAGSVPVSPSKVVRYFEGELTAHGDPLLAAVERLMIHADHVATLGVHANADTGADAARARRFGATGVGLCRTEHMFLGDRRVLVERLILAGNAAERDEALAALLPLQRADFEELFAAMDGLPVTIRLIDPPLHEFLPPLEELTARVARAEALGKDPGHDGALLSAVRRMHEANPMLGLRGVRLGLVIPGLFAMQVRAIAQAAAARVAAGGDPRPEIMVPLVGAVQELEAVRAEAETVLASVPGAPPIRIGTMIEVPRAALTAGQIAGAAEFFSFGTNDLTQMTWGFSRDDVESAFFGRYFDLGVFGVSPFETIDIEGAGELVRIAVTRGRAARPDLTVGVCGEHGGDPASVRFFHDAGLDYVSCSPFRVPVARLEAGRANVSASHSDSR, from the coding sequence ATGACCAGATATGTGTACGACTTCGTGGAGGGGAACAAGGACCTCAAGGATCTGCTCGGTGGCAAGGGCGCCAACCTGGCCGAGATGACCCGGATGGGTCTGCCCGTGCCGCCCGGCTTCACGGTGACGACGGAAGCGTGCCGCGAGTACTTGCACACCGGCTCGATGCCGAGCGGCCTGCTCGGCGAGGTCGAGCATCATCTGCGGATGGTCGAGAACCAGCTGGGCAAGGCGTTCGGCGACGGGGAGGACCCGCTGCTGCTGTCGGTGCGCTCGGGCGCGAAGTTCTCGATGCCGGGCATGATGGAGACGATTCTCGACATCGGGCTGAACGACGTCAGCGTGACTGGTCTGGCCCGGCGCAGCGAGAACGAGCGGTTCGCCTGGGACTCCTACCGCCGTTTGATCCAGATGTTCGGCAAGACGGTGTTCGACGTGCCGGGCGAGGAGTTCGAAACCGAGCTCGCGCACGCCCGCGACGCCGCCGGTGTTCGTAGCGACGCGGAGCTCGACGCCGGGCAGTTGCAGGATCTCGTCAACGCCTACAAGAAGGTCTTCCACGCCGCCACCGGACGCGACTTCCCGCAGTCACCTCACGAGCAGCTCTTCCTGGCCATCGGCGCGGTGTTCCGGTCGTGGAACGCCGAACGGGCCCGGATCTACCGGCGCAAGGAACGCATCCCGCAGGATCTGGGAACCGCGGTCAACGTCATGGCCATGGTTTTCGGCAACCGTGGCGCCCGCTCCGGCACCGGCGTCGCTTTCACGCGTGACCCGGCGACCGGCCGGCGCGGTGTCTATGGTGACTATCTGCAGAACGCGCAGGGCGAGGACGTCGTGGCCGGCATCCGCAACACCGTCGGTCTGGCCGATCTCGAGGCTCTCGACCCGGGTAGTTACCGGGAGCTGCTGTCGATCATGCAGCGGCTCGAGCAGCGTTACCGCGATCTGTGCGACATCGAGTTCACGATCGAGAACGGCAAGCTGTGGATGCTGCAGACGCGGGTCGGCAAGCGCACCCCCGCCGCGGCCTTCGTCATCGCGGCCCAGCTGGTCGACGAGGGCACCATCACGTTGGACGAGGCGCTGCAGCGGGTCTCCGGTGAGCAGCTGGCTCAGCTGATGTTCCCCAGCTTCGACGAGTCCGCCGCTCCCGAGCCGCTGACCACCGGCGTGGCCGCTTCCCCGGGCGCGGCCGTGGGCGCCATCGTCTTCGACAACGCCGAAGCAGCCGCCGCGACAGGCCCCGTCATCCTGGTGCGCCGTGAGACCAACCCCGACGACCTGCCCGGCATGATCGCCGCTCAGGGCATCCTGACCAGTCGCGGCGGCAAGACGTCGCATGCGGCGGTCGTCGCCCGCGGCATGGGCAAGACCTGCGTCTGCGGCGCCGAGGAGGTGCTCGTCGGCGACAACACGCTCAGCGTGAACGGCACGACCTTGCGGGCCGGCGACATCATCTCGATCGACGGCACGACCGGCCGTGTCTACGCCGGATCGGTGCCGGTGAGCCCGTCCAAGGTCGTCCGGTACTTCGAGGGCGAGCTGACCGCGCACGGCGACCCGCTGCTGGCCGCGGTCGAACGCCTGATGATCCATGCCGATCACGTCGCGACACTCGGGGTGCACGCCAACGCCGACACCGGCGCCGACGCCGCCCGGGCCCGTCGTTTCGGCGCCACCGGCGTGGGGCTCTGCCGCACCGAGCACATGTTCCTCGGCGACCGGCGCGTCCTGGTCGAGCGGCTGATCCTGGCCGGGAACGCGGCGGAACGCGACGAGGCGCTCGCCGCCCTGCTGCCGCTGCAGCGGGCCGACTTCGAGGAGTTGTTCGCCGCGATGGACGGCCTGCCGGTGACGATCCGCCTGATCGACCCGCCGCTGCACGAGTTCCTGCCCCCGCTCGAGGAATTGACCGCCCGCGTCGCGAGGGCCGAGGCGCTCGGCAAGGACCCCGGTCACGACGGCGCCTTGCTGAGCGCCGTCCGCCGCATGCACGAGGCCAACCCGATGCTCGGTCTGCGGGGAGTGCGCCTCGGGCTGGTCATCCCCGGGCTGTTCGCCATGCAGGTCCGGGCCATCGCGCAGGCAGCCGCGGCCCGTGTCGCCGCCGGCGGTGATCCCCGGCCCGAGATCATGGTGCCGCTGGTCGGCGCCGTTCAGGAGCTGGAGGCCGTACGTGCGGAGGCCGAGACCGTCCTGGCAAGCGTGCCCGGCGCGCCGCCCATCCGGATCGGCACGATGATCGAGGTCCCCCGAGCTGCGCTGACCGCCGGCCAGATCGCCGGAGCGGCCGAGTTCTTCTCGTTCGGCACCAACGATCTCACTCAGATGACCTGGGGTTTCTCCCGCGACGACGTGGAAAGCGCGTTCTTCGGCCGCTACTTCGACCTGGGCGTGTTCGGAGTCTCCCCGTTCGAGACGATCGACATCGAGGGCGCCGGCGAGCTGGTCCGCATCGCCGTCACCCGCGGCCGGGCCGCTCGGCCGGACCTGACCGTCGGGGTCTGCGGCGAGCACGGCGGCGATCCCGCCTCGGTGCGCTTCTTCCACGACGCCGGCCTCGACTACGTGTCCTGCTCGCCGTTCCGGGTCCCTGTCGCCCGGCTGGAAGCGGGTCGGGCAAACGTCTCCGCTTCTCACTCCGACAGCAGATGA
- a CDS encoding response regulator, translating into MIRVFLLDDHEVVRRGLVDLLQSGGEIEVVGESGSAQEAARRIPALRPDVAILDARLPDGNGIDVCRDVRAVDSSIKGLILTSYEDDEALFAAIMAGASGYVLKQIRGTDLLDAVKRVAAGQSLLDPAVTARVLERIRNGVEQPRELAALTEQERRILEYVAEGLTNREIAARMFLAEKTVKNYVSSMLTKLGLERRTQAAVLATRLLGEHPH; encoded by the coding sequence ATGATTCGGGTCTTTCTGCTCGACGACCACGAGGTGGTGCGCCGCGGCCTTGTCGACCTGCTCCAGTCCGGCGGCGAGATCGAGGTGGTCGGCGAGTCCGGCTCCGCTCAGGAGGCGGCCCGGCGCATCCCCGCGCTGCGGCCCGACGTCGCGATCCTCGACGCGCGCCTGCCCGACGGCAACGGCATCGACGTGTGCCGCGATGTGCGGGCGGTCGACTCGTCGATCAAGGGGCTGATCCTGACCTCGTACGAGGACGACGAGGCGCTGTTTGCCGCGATCATGGCCGGCGCGTCGGGTTACGTGCTGAAGCAGATTCGCGGCACCGACCTGCTCGACGCGGTCAAGCGGGTGGCAGCCGGACAGTCGCTGCTGGACCCCGCGGTGACGGCACGGGTGCTCGAGCGCATCCGCAACGGCGTGGAACAGCCGCGCGAGCTGGCCGCGCTCACGGAGCAGGAACGCCGCATCCTCGAGTACGTCGCCGAGGGCCTGACCAACCGCGAGATCGCCGCCCGGATGTTCCTGGCCGAGAAGACGGTGAAGAACTACGTCTCCAGCATGCTCACGAAGCTGGGACTCGAGCGGCGCACCCAAGCGGCGGTGCTCGCCACCAGACTCCTGGGCGAGCACCCCCACTGA
- a CDS encoding universal stress protein, with protein sequence MSTEKIVVGYDRSPQARKAAAWALDEATRTGAVVEFFHAYEWPHWAPAVSMVPPVAVLPAEQIRRDMDNSLRDAVASAARTHPGVTTTTSVADAGAALTLIDRSRHAQLIVLGNHGYSAVAGLLGSVSVAVSAHAYCPVVIVRGDAARQGPVVASIDDSPSSHAVLGFAFEKAATGGTPLVVIRAWPPTAGVRDDPLFAEGKVPIGIRHPFDELIRGWHAKYPQVDVTAQAVLEHPAATLTEASTTGRLLVIGTHGRGVLRGLLLGSVSQHLLRHASCPVAVVRETAR encoded by the coding sequence ATGTCCACAGAGAAAATCGTCGTCGGCTACGACCGTTCGCCGCAGGCGCGCAAAGCCGCGGCCTGGGCGCTTGACGAGGCAACCCGCACCGGCGCGGTCGTCGAGTTCTTCCACGCCTACGAATGGCCGCACTGGGCGCCGGCCGTGTCGATGGTGCCGCCGGTCGCCGTCCTGCCCGCGGAACAGATCCGGCGCGACATGGACAACTCACTTCGTGACGCAGTCGCCTCCGCCGCCAGGACACACCCCGGCGTGACCACGACAACCAGCGTCGCGGATGCGGGCGCCGCGCTCACCCTGATCGACCGTTCCCGGCACGCGCAACTCATTGTGCTGGGCAACCACGGGTACAGCGCCGTCGCGGGGCTCTTGGGCTCGGTCAGCGTCGCGGTCAGCGCGCACGCCTACTGCCCGGTCGTCATCGTCCGGGGCGACGCAGCACGGCAAGGTCCCGTAGTGGCCAGCATTGACGATTCACCGTCCTCACACGCCGTGCTGGGCTTCGCGTTCGAGAAGGCCGCGACAGGGGGCACGCCGCTGGTGGTGATCCGGGCATGGCCGCCGACCGCTGGGGTACGGGACGATCCGCTGTTCGCCGAGGGGAAGGTGCCGATCGGCATCCGCCACCCGTTCGACGAACTCATCAGAGGCTGGCACGCGAAGTATCCGCAGGTCGACGTGACGGCACAAGCCGTGCTGGAGCACCCGGCGGCAACGCTCACCGAGGCCAGTACGACCGGCCGGCTGCTTGTCATCGGCACGCACGGCCGCGGTGTGCTGCGTGGCCTGCTGCTCGGCTCGGTGAGCCAGCATCTGCTGCGGCATGCCTCCTGCCCGGTGGCTGTCGTGCGTGAGACGGCGAGGTGA
- a CDS encoding zinc-dependent alcohol dehydrogenase family protein: MKGLVYGGPGVRSWTEIPDPIIQDPRDAIIRVDAVTICGTDLHILGGDVPEVEPGRVLGHEAVGTVVEIGDGVSGLAVGDSVLASCISACGICSYCRQGAYGQCRNGGGWILGHLVDGVQSELARIPFADLSTYKLPEQVTNEAAVLLADILPTSYEVGVLNGGVRPGDTVVIVGAGPIGLAAVITARLFSPAHIVVIDKAQSRLQAAKMFGADITVLAGSQDPLETVRAMTGGLGADVVMEAVGTPSTFELCTTLVRPGGRVANIGVHGKPATLHLEDLWIRNVTITTGLVDTYSTPRLLDMVAAGQLDLGHMITHHFGFGEFMDAYDVFADPIHSGALKVMVSG; the protein is encoded by the coding sequence ATGAAAGGACTTGTTTACGGCGGTCCGGGAGTGCGCTCGTGGACCGAGATTCCCGACCCGATCATCCAGGACCCACGTGACGCGATCATCCGGGTCGACGCGGTCACCATCTGCGGCACCGACCTGCACATCCTCGGCGGTGACGTGCCCGAGGTCGAACCCGGACGAGTGCTCGGCCACGAGGCCGTGGGAACGGTCGTCGAGATCGGCGACGGGGTTTCGGGGCTCGCGGTGGGGGACAGCGTTCTGGCTTCATGCATTTCCGCGTGCGGCATCTGCTCCTATTGCCGCCAGGGCGCCTACGGACAGTGCCGCAACGGTGGCGGCTGGATTCTCGGCCACCTCGTCGACGGGGTGCAGTCGGAGCTGGCCCGGATTCCGTTCGCGGACCTGTCCACGTACAAGTTGCCGGAGCAGGTGACCAACGAGGCGGCGGTGCTGCTGGCCGACATCCTCCCCACCTCGTACGAGGTCGGGGTGCTCAACGGCGGCGTCCGGCCCGGTGACACCGTGGTGATCGTGGGGGCCGGCCCGATCGGTCTGGCTGCCGTGATCACGGCTCGGCTCTTCTCGCCCGCGCACATCGTCGTGATCGACAAGGCTCAGAGCCGTCTGCAGGCCGCGAAGATGTTCGGCGCCGACATCACGGTGCTCGCCGGCAGTCAGGACCCCCTTGAGACCGTACGGGCAATGACCGGTGGACTGGGCGCCGATGTCGTCATGGAGGCGGTTGGCACGCCGTCCACGTTCGAACTGTGCACGACCCTGGTGCGGCCCGGCGGCCGGGTGGCGAACATCGGCGTGCACGGCAAGCCGGCCACGCTGCACCTGGAAGACCTGTGGATCCGCAACGTGACCATCACGACCGGCTTGGTCGACACGTACTCGACGCCGCGCCTGCTCGACATGGTGGCCGCCGGTCAGCTCGACCTGGGCCACATGATCACGCACCACTTCGGTTTCGGTGAGTTCATGGACGCGTACGACGTCTTCGCCGACCCGATCCACTCGGGCGCCCTGAAGGTGATGGTGTCGGGATGA